In Colletotrichum higginsianum IMI 349063 chromosome 1, whole genome shotgun sequence, the DNA window tggcccctcctccccctcatcaccgtcatcatcatcattctCGTCTTCTCCTATTTCTACAAGGTACTCCATTGAGACTTTACACAAGTCCCGGGGTCTAAGCTTTTCTCTAttttgttttattttaaaGCGGGGGTTATTGTCTCCAACTTCTCTCTCCCTGGAAGTATCGCCACCACAAtatcaccaccaccaccaccaccatctccATCTAGACATCCTCAacacatcaccaccatcatgTCCGACACAActccctcgtcttcggaCGAGCGGCTACgcaccgccgtcatcgcgAACCACCTCCCGCCCGGCTACGGCACCAGCTTCGACGGCGTCCGCACACTCTCCAACGGCGACCTGACGCGCCAGACCTCCAACTCGGCCACGAACCTCCCCGCGACCAGCAGGCCCAACAACGATCAccacgacgaccacgaccacgacgacaaGACCGCCGAGCAACAGGAAGAGGCGtcgtccctcctcctccccggcggcgacatcCACCGCGACCTCTTCAAGATCTCGGCCCGCGAGCAGGGCGTCAAGCGAGCCCAGACCTTCTCCCACCCGCGCCGCACCGAGTCCGGCCACGAATCCGACCTGCCGGCCGCCTCGGACATGCTCATGCCCCAGGGCTTCCGCCGCCAGTTCGTCATGCAGAAGCGCGGCTTCACGGCCGCCAACCTGCCCATCACGCGCAACTTTGTCGAGTTCCTCGACTTCTACGGCTCcttcgccggcgaggacctggccgactcggacgaggaggccatcgagaccgacgacgaggaggacgacgacggtgacgacgacgacgaagagtcGCGGCGCCAACGACCCCGTCGTCCCCCGACCGAGACCCGgcccctcctcggccggcgccggtccTCGCGGTTCGCGcgcaaggccggcgacgcctcGACGACAAAGACCTTCTTCACGACGCTCAAGGCCTTCATCGGCACGGGCATCATGTTCCTGCCCAAGGCCTTCAAGaacggcggcatcctctTCTCGTCGCTGACcatgctcgtcgtcgccgccgtctccatGGCCGCGttccacctcctcctccagtgCCGCGCCCgctacggcggcggctacggcgacctcggccacggcaTCTCCGGCCCGCGCCTGCGCTCCCTCATCCTCGCCTCCATCACCCTCTCCCAGATCGGCTTCGTCTGCaccggcctcgtcttcgtcgccgacaaCTGGTTCTccttcctcgaggccgtcaccggcggcgccaaccCGCTCGGCTCGACCGCCCTCATCGCCCTGCAggccctcgtcatcgtcccgCTCGCCTTCATCCGCAACATCTCCAAGCTGGGGcccgccgccctgctggccgacgtcttcatcgtcgtcggcgtcgcctACATCTGGTGGTACGACATCTCGGCCCTCGCCACCCGCGGCATGGACCCCTCCGTCCGCCTCTTCAACCCGAGCTCCTACACCCTCACCATCGGcgcctccatcttcacctTTGAGGGCATCGGCCTCATCATCCCCATCCAGGCCAGCATGAAGAAGCCCGAGCACTTTGAGCCGCTGCTGGCCGGCGTCATGCTGCTCATCACCTGCGTCTTCAcctccgtcggcgccctctGCTACGCCACCTTTGGCGACCGCACAAAGATCGAAATCATCGACAACTACCCGCAGGACAGCcgcctcgtcaacgccgtccAGTTCATgtacgccctcgccgtcctcgtcggcaaccCCGTCCAGCTGTTCCCGGCCATGCGCATCCTCGAGGGCAAGATCTTCGGCCACCGCTCCGGGAAGAAGGACCTGT includes these proteins:
- a CDS encoding Transmembrane amino acid transporter, with amino-acid sequence MSDTTPSSSDERLRTAVIANHLPPGYGTSFDGVRTLSNGDLTRQTSNSATNLPATSRPNNDHHDDHDHDDKTAEQQEEASSLLLPGGDIHRDLFKISAREQGVKRAQTFSHPRRTESGHESDLPAASDMLMPQGFRRQFVMQKRGFTAANLPITRNFVEFLDFYGSFAGEDLADSDEEAIETDDEEDDDGDDDDEESRRQRPRRPPTETRPLLGRRRSSRFARKAGDASTTKTFFTTLKAFIGTGIMFLPKAFKNGGILFSSLTMLVVAAVSMAAFHLLLQCRARYGGGYGDLGHGISGPRLRSLILASITLSQIGFVCTGLVFVADNWFSFLEAVTGGANPLGSTALIALQALVIVPLAFIRNISKLGPAALLADVFIVVGVAYIWWYDISALATRGMDPSVRLFNPSSYTLTIGASIFTFEGIGLIIPIQASMKKPEHFEPLLAGVMLLITCVFTSVGALCYATFGDRTKIEIIDNYPQDSRLVNAVQFMYALAVLVGNPVQLFPAMRILEGKIFGHRSGKKDLLTKWKKNAFRTALVAVCIGVSIAGSANLDRFVALIGSFACVPLVYIYPPYLHYKGIAETKKQKIFDIALMALGFVGMVYTTGITLATSFL